In a single window of the Notamacropus eugenii isolate mMacEug1 chromosome 4, mMacEug1.pri_v2, whole genome shotgun sequence genome:
- the HAUS8 gene encoding HAUS augmin-like complex subunit 8 isoform X1 yields MAESRSKSSGKSFSEARPSASGNPKAKGRRIPAGRIVESRYLQCEKKNVAKALAPDTSITSSSGKQTESGKKSNVSQKDSTDNNQVEKDDLQSTLLEGHKTAPPDLDVSAIKDKSIKKRTPQLANKANTTQNSNTPKKPNTVSPEDIKMMESQTLLLTLLAVKIKKRLAVMEEKEERNLIMLCEEKDKLQKKVQELKRKLLFHQKEQEMVDVLAAQSELLTPFVAMSEDFKKDYKTFATALDSTRHELPMKSIHMEGNRDKFLDELQRQLSITQNLLAEVTTEHLGENAKVFDVLGELKEVVQKKDIELKRSFVHVLNLSSEVSKEAALINQEVWEETQGTQNLSQWYFNHERSENPPEDS; encoded by the exons CTGGAAGAATAGTAGAATCTCGGTATTTGCAATGTGAGAAGAAAAACGTTGCTAAG GCACTTGCACCTGATACTTCAATCACCAGTTCCAGTGGCAAACAGAccgaaagtggaaaaaaatctaatgtgTCTCAGAAGGATAGCACAG ATAATAATCAAGTTGAAAAGGATGATTTGCAGTCAACCCTGTTAGAAGGACACAAAACTGCACCTCCTGATCTGGATGTTTCTGCTATTAAAG ATAAAAGTATCAAGAAGAGGACTCCCCAATTAGCCAATAAAGCTAATACAACACAAAATTCCAacacaccaaaaaaacccaacaca GTTTCCCCAGAAGATATTAAAATGATGGAGTCGCAGACATTACTTCTAACCCTTCTAGCAGTGAAG ATAAAAAAACGCCTTGCTgtaatggaagaaaaggaagaaagaaacctaATCATGTTATGTGAAGAAAAGGACAAACTTCAAAAAAAAGTGCAGGAGTTGAAGCGCAAGCTTCTGTTTCATCAGAAAGAGCAGGAAATGGTGGACGTCCTTGCTGCCCAG AGTGAATTGCTTACTCCCTTTGTGGCAATGTCTGAGGATTTTAAGAAGGACTATAAAACTTTTGCCACTGCACTAGACTCTACCAGGCATGAACTCCCTATGAAATCCATTCACATGGAAGGAAATAGGGACAAGTTTTTAG atGAGTTACAACGCCAATTGTCTATCACACAAAACTTGTTGGCAGAAGTTACAACTGAGCACTTAGGAGAGAATGCTAAAGTATTTGATGTGTTGGGTGAACTTAAAGAAGTAGTACAGAAAAAGGATATAGAACTCAAAAG GAGCTTTGTCCATGTGCTTAACTTATCCTCTGAAGTCAGTAAAGAAGCTGCTTTAATTAACCAAGAAGTCTGGGAAGAGACTCAAGGCACACAGAACCTAAGCCAGTGGTATTTTAATCATGAGCGTTCAGAGAATCCTCCAGAAGACAGCTGA